A DNA window from Acetobacter aceti NBRC 14818 contains the following coding sequences:
- a CDS encoding UDP-glucose dehydrogenase family protein gives MIGGGYVGLVSAACFAEFGIEVAVVENSPARLAALRKGQIPIYEPGLDKLVESNMQAGRLSFGDDIAAAVKDAEAVFIAVGTPPRNGDGAADMQYVHAAAQQIARSLTNYAVVVTKSTVPAGTSRRIAEIIRATRPDADFDVASNPEFLREGSAIGDFMRPDRVIIGLDKTAPDGGARAEAVMRKVYRPLSLIEAPLLFTTLETSELTKYASNSFLAMKISFINEMASLCEKLGADVHDLAKGMGLDGRIGRKFLHPGPGYGGSCFPKDTLALSRIGQEAGSPCRLVETTVQVNDARKIGMAGRIIAACGGSAEGKTIAVLGLTFKPETDDMREAPSIPILHRLAEAGAKLRAFDPVGMEVAAPMMPPTTTYCTDALDAAKGADALVVLTEWNVFRALAPKALVEAMKGKVVVDLRNIFDPAAMRAVGLDYQSVGRP, from the coding sequence ATGATCGGGGGAGGCTATGTTGGCCTCGTTTCGGCTGCGTGTTTCGCGGAATTCGGAATTGAAGTGGCCGTGGTTGAAAACAGCCCGGCGCGACTGGCGGCCCTGCGCAAAGGACAGATCCCTATCTATGAACCTGGCCTCGACAAGCTGGTCGAATCCAACATGCAGGCGGGGCGTCTGTCTTTCGGTGATGACATCGCCGCAGCGGTAAAAGACGCTGAAGCCGTGTTTATTGCTGTCGGCACGCCGCCGCGGAATGGCGATGGCGCAGCGGACATGCAGTATGTCCATGCGGCAGCACAGCAGATCGCTCGTTCGCTCACCAATTATGCGGTTGTCGTGACAAAATCGACGGTTCCGGCTGGCACCAGCCGCCGCATCGCCGAGATCATCCGGGCCACGCGTCCTGACGCCGATTTCGACGTCGCATCCAATCCAGAGTTTCTGCGCGAAGGCAGCGCGATCGGTGACTTCATGCGTCCGGATCGTGTGATCATTGGTCTCGACAAGACGGCTCCGGACGGCGGCGCTCGCGCTGAAGCTGTTATGCGGAAGGTCTATCGTCCGCTGTCCCTGATCGAAGCGCCGCTGCTCTTCACAACGCTGGAGACATCGGAACTCACGAAATACGCTTCCAACTCGTTCCTTGCGATGAAGATCTCCTTCATCAACGAGATGGCCAGTCTTTGTGAAAAGCTGGGCGCGGATGTGCATGATCTGGCCAAAGGTATGGGTCTTGATGGCCGTATCGGCCGCAAGTTCCTGCATCCGGGTCCGGGTTACGGCGGTTCCTGCTTCCCGAAGGACACTCTGGCTCTGTCGCGTATTGGTCAGGAGGCTGGAAGCCCTTGCCGTCTCGTCGAGACAACCGTCCAAGTCAATGATGCCCGCAAGATCGGTATGGCCGGTCGTATCATCGCAGCCTGTGGTGGTTCGGCGGAAGGCAAGACGATTGCTGTTCTCGGTCTGACCTTCAAGCCTGAGACCGACGATATGCGCGAGGCGCCGTCGATCCCCATTCTGCACCGCCTGGCGGAAGCAGGTGCGAAGCTGCGGGCGTTTGATCCTGTCGGCATGGAAGTGGCGGCTCCGATGATGCCGCCGACCACGACGTACTGCACCGATGCGCTGGATGCGGCCAAGGGCGCAGATGCGCTGGTTGTGCTGACGGAGTGGAATGTCTTCCGTGCGCTTGCTCCCAAGGCTCTTGTGGAGGCCATGAAAGGCAAGGTTGTCGTCGATCTGCGTAACATCTTCGATCCGGCGGCGATGCGGGCTGTTGGTCTGGACTATCAGTCGGTTGGCCGTCCCTGA